One Dysidea avara chromosome 7, odDysAvar1.4, whole genome shotgun sequence genomic region harbors:
- the LOC136260601 gene encoding L-threonine 3-dehydrogenase-like: MMLPSMMKALVKEEEGPSYQYKDVPVPSPGEGDLLVKVRKVSLCGSDINGYTWNDIAKARNKVPFTPGHEMVGEIIAVGSNVPPEYAIGKRVCVENHFYCGECFQCEHDQRHICQNLKQFGYGRGTIYGGCSEYTIIPARYAYLLKSNITDAQASVLEPVGVAHQALEEIDPKGETVLIMGCGPIGLFATTIAKAMGATKVIATDILANKLELAQIMDADVIVDSTKESLQEIVMRETNGDGVGCIVDASGAPSAVNNCFTMLRKGGKVVLIGLLKAPLHVENPLQNIVFKSITLKTVHGRKIFHSWEESEKMVFEKVLNVDPLITHDFPMSQFEEAFHVLVSGTGCKILITPGK; this comes from the exons ATGATGTTGCCTTCAATGATGAAAGCATTAGTTAAGGAGGAAGAAGGGCCTTCCTATCAATACAAAGACGTACCAGTGCCCAGTCCTGGTGAAGGAGATCTGTTAGTGAAGGTCAGAAAAGTGTCGCTGTGCGGGTCCGACATCAACGGGTACACGTGGAATGATA TCGCTAAGGCTCGCAATAAGGTCCCATTCACACCTGGGCACGAAATGGTCGGAGAA ATCATAGCAGTTGGTTCCAATGTTCCTCCAGAATATGCCATTGGTAAAAGAGTGTGTGTAGAGAATCACTTCTACTGTGGAGAGTGTTTCCAGTGTGAACATG ACCAACGTCACATCTGTCAAAATCTTAAGCAATTTGGATATGGTAGGGGGACCATTTATGGAG GTTGCTCAGAATATACGATAATACCAGCTCGATATGCTTACCTACTCAAAAGCAATATCACTGATGCTCAGGCTTCTGTACTGGAAC CGGTTGGCGTGGCACACCAAGCATTGGAAGAAATTGATCCTAAGGGGGAGACAGTTCTTATCATGG GGTGTGGTCCAATTGGACTATTTGCCACCACTATTGCAAAGGCAATGGGAGCCACAAAAGT AATTGCCACTGATATTTTGGCAAACAAACTGGAGTTAGCTCAAATAATGGATGCTGATGTTATAGTAGACAGCACAAAGGAAAGTCTGCAGGAAATAG tgatgaGGGAGACTAATGGTGATGGAGTAGGATGTATTGTTGATGCCAGTGGAGCACCAAGTGCTGTGAACAATTGTTTCACCATGTTACG GAAAGGAGGAAAAGTAGTTCTAATAGGATTATTGAag GCTCCGCTACATGTAGAGAATCCACTACAGAATATTGTGTTCAAGTCCATTACACTAAAGACTGTCCATGGTAGGAAGATATTTCATTCTTGGGAAGAATCAGAGAAGATGGTGTTTGAAAAAGT ACTCAATGTTGATCCATTGATAACACATGATTTTCCAATGAGCCAATTTGAAGAG GCATTTCATGTTCTAGTTAGTGGGACAGGATGTAAGATTCTCATCACTCCCGGCAAGTGA
- the LOC136262404 gene encoding uncharacterized protein, translating to MRIILLAAILESPVHDIVSEHVQAEYYSVRRKIDRNHTKREQTKVAMESFTDFLDHGVLPMVSVPVCLIGFCEAGKSSFSRLLTSVKLSSVTNSTKVASSFSITPCQARNVLLWKRRKRETNACTLAAAITFASKNKDVQSAASFIHPSRMVGSSSLNFSLSSSNPEKSNTKKKSPPAKQIPPDVAEILDSPSNAQSLAINFNASPEMILPILDCGGQPMYLEAIPLLVGPRCIYCIVYNLMWKLNDYAVIKFWKDGALLQHKVSSKTYLEHVVEWISIIDCQFSKECDSQDQPTALFIGTHFDLFVKEMFNNDRMEAHIAANDVFERIKTAVKDKLSSCKLHIKAYYVDNTTAGTTKEDVSASSLRSLIQEMAMQYSVLSMPISWLCLLHHLQYYSKSSKPYLHITEVKELAGISGVKRDNLEVCLQVLHRLAMLFWFHNVEGLQGYIFTDLNWFFKELGRIFLVPCVTHYESEWKHLQRTGIVTSRLQSFLFEGEFIKGWSLRVLASLGLCGEIEDGSNTAIIPKVFFMNDQGKSNAFSLPLFPSMIEATAHSPPRTEYISFPDGKKLTPLFFVFSPNESVQYGLMQYTPPGFFTHLISKLTDIEFFSIVLDARERPVVPSYCNQFTFCFGSGRLDDVTIRSYSDCIQVTIERKTRENRPDFTSPAEISASVYKGIYNTSQLILQKWMPQITIHPSFFCRDCKTVDHFAVLHNTTLSPFTLSCTKTSMVYSAQESEMMWFHE from the exons ATGAGGATTATACTGTTGGCTGCCATCCTAGAGTCTCCTGTACATGATATTGTCTCTGAACATGTTCAAGCAGAGTACTATTCTG TTCGAAGGAAAATTGATAGGAATCACACCAAGAGAGAGCAAACAAAGGTGGCGATGGAGAGTTTTACTGACTTTCTTGACCATGGTGTGTTACCAATGGTTTCTGTTCCAGTTTGTTTGATTGGCTTTTGTGAAGCTGGCAAGTCTAGTTTTAGTCGTTTGCTTACCAGTGTTAAGCTGTCCAGTGTCACCAACAGTACTAAGGTTGCATCATCCTTTTCCATTACTCCATGTCAAGCTAGAAATGTTCTTCTGTGGAAAAGACGAAAAAGAGAGACTAATGCCTGTACCTTAGCTGCAGCAATTACTTTTGCAAGCAAAAATAAAGATGTGCAAAGTGCTGCAAGTTTTATTCATCCCTCTAGAATGGTAGGATCTTCCTCGTTAAACTTTTCACTTTCCTCATCTAATCCCGAGAAGTCCAACACTAAGAAGAAATCACCACCAGCAAAGCAAATTCCTCCGGATGTTGCTGAGATATTAGACAGTCCATCAAATGCTCAGAGCTTAGCTATTAATTTCAATGCCAGTCCAGAAATGATCCTACCAATTCTTGATTGTGGTGGTCAGCCCATGTATCTTGAAGCCATTCCACTATTGGTTGGTCCTCGATGTATTTACTGCATAGTGTACAACCTAATGTGGAAGTTGAATGATTATGCTGTGATAAAGTTTTGGAAAGATGGTGCACTACTCCAACATAAGGTTTCCAGTAAAACATACCTTGAGCATGTTGTGGAGTGGATCTCCATCATTGATTGTCAGTTTTCTAAAGAGTGTGATAGTCAGGATCAACCAACTGCCTTGTTTATTGGCACACATTTTGACCTATTTGTGAAGGAAATGTTCAACAATGACAGAATGGAAGCACACATTGCAGCTAATGATGTATTTGAGCGGATTAAAACTGCAGTAAAAGATAAGTTGTCCAGCTGTAAACTTCACATTAAGGCATACTATGTTGACAACACCACTGCAGGCACTACCAAAGAAGATGTTTCTGCTTCATCCTTACGATCTTTGATACAAGAAATGGCTATGCAGTATTCTGTGCTTTCAATGCCAATATCTTGGCTATGCCTACTCCATCATCTTCAGTACTACAGTAAGTCTTCTAAGCCATATTTGCATATCACAGAAGTCAAAGAATTAGCTGGTATCAGTGGTGTTAAGCGGGATAACTTGGAGGTGTGCCTACAAGTTCTCCATCGTTTAGCAATGCTATTTTGGTTTCACAATGTTGAAGGTCTGCAAGGATATATTTTCACTGACCTCAACTGGTTTTTTAAAGAATTGGGAAGAATTTTTCTAGTTCCTTGTGTTACTCACTATGAAAGTGAATGGAAACATCTGCAGCGAACTGGCATAGTAACTAGTCGTTTGCAGTCTTTCCTGTTTGAAGGTGAATTTATTAAGGGATGGAGTTTACGTGTTCTTGCTTCTCTTGGTCTTTGTGGGGAAATTGAAGATGGTTCAAACACAGCTATTATTCCTAAGGTTTTCTTCATGAATGACCAAGGGAAATCTAATGCTTTCAGCTTACCATTATTTCCTTCAATGATTGAAGCAACAGCACATTCACCACCGCGGACAGAGTATATATCATTTCCAGATGGTAAAAAATTGACTCCACTTTTCTTTGTGTTTTCACCTAATGAATCTGTTCAGTACGGGTTAATGCAGTACACACCTCCTGGATTTTTTACTCATTTAATTTCTAAACTAACAGATATTGAGTTTTTCAGCATCGTCTTGGATGCAAGGGAGCGGCCTGTTGTTCCTTCTTACTGCAATCAGTTTACATTTTGTTTTGGGAGTGGCAGATTAGATGATGTTACTATCCGCAGTTACAGTGATTGCATTCAGGTAACAATAGAACGTAAGACTCGTGAAAATCGTCCTGACTTTACATCACCAGCAGAGATTTCTGCTTCCGTTTACAAAGGAATATATAACACAAGTCAATTGATTCTTCAGAAGTGGATGCCTCAGATCACCATCCATCCTAGTTTCTTTTGTCGCGATTGTAAGACTGTGGATCATTTTGCTGTTCTTCATAACACAACCTTGTCTCCTTTTACATTAAGCTGTACTAAAACTTCAATGGTGTATAGTGCTCAAGAGTCTGAAATGATGTGGTTTCATGAGTGA